TCACCGGTTGCGGCAAAGATCCTGCAAGAAGCCGGTGTATCTATAGAAAATGTAATTGGCTCCGGCAATGGCGGCAAGATCATTAAAGACGACGCATTGGATGCCATCAAACAACGAAAGGAAATAGCTGATAAATCGACTGATGGCGATATGGAGAAAGAAGCTATTGAAGATATGCCTTCGGTCAAAGCTGGGAGCCGCAATGAAGAAAGGAAGAAATTATCTACTTTGCGGAAAACCATTGCCCGTCGTTTAGTCGCAGCCAAAAATGAAACGGCAATGCTCACAACGTTTAATGAGATTGATTTATCGTCAATCAAACAGATCAGGGTCAATTACAAAGAGATTTTTAAGAAGAAATTTGATATCGGTTTGGGGTTTATGTCATTCTTTACCCGGGCTGCCTGCATCGCTTTAAAAGAGTGGCCGGCAGTGAATGCTTATATCGAGGATGATGAAATCGTTTATCATGAATTTTGCGATATCGCCATCGCGGTTTCTACGCCCAGGGGGTTGGTGGTTCCAGTCATTAGGAATGCGGAAGGCTTGCCTTTAGTAGAAATTGAAAGGAAAATCGCTAGTTTGGCCGAAAGAGCCCGTGACAATAAACTCTCGATCGAAGAGATGACCGGGGGAACATTTACCATTACCAATGGCGGCGTATTTGGCTCTTTGATGTCGACGCCGATCATTAATGCACCGCAATCTGCGATCCTGGGCATGCACAAAATTATGGATCGACCCATGGCGATTGATGGCGAAGTGGTCATTCGACCGATGATGTATGTCGCCCTATCCTACGATCATCGCATTATTGACGGCAGGGAGTCAGTTGGATTTCTTGTCCGCATTAAAGAATTGCTGGAAGATCCCCATCGTATGTTGCTTGAGGTTTGATTTTTTTACAAGGACTTTTAAAAACTCCAAAAACTGTCACCCCCGAATGCTGCTATCGGGGGTCTTGTTGCGAAATCGAACCTGATAATGAAATTCATAAAAAATGGAAATAGCAATGAGATATCTTAAACCTACGTTTTTCTGCTTTTCGATTTTATGTTATTCCTCGTT
This is a stretch of genomic DNA from candidate division KSB1 bacterium. It encodes these proteins:
- the odhB gene encoding 2-oxoglutarate dehydrogenase complex dihydrolipoyllysine-residue succinyltransferase, giving the protein MSFEIKIPEIGESINEVTISRWLKNDGDYVEVDELICEIESDKATLEMPSEKAGILKIIAKEDETIAVGATIAEIETSAKKPKQAVEAVEEEKVEQSQKAMEKGAKVSPVAAKILQEAGVSIENVIGSGNGGKIIKDDALDAIKQRKEIADKSTDGDMEKEAIEDMPSVKAGSRNEERKKLSTLRKTIARRLVAAKNETAMLTTFNEIDLSSIKQIRVNYKEIFKKKFDIGLGFMSFFTRAACIALKEWPAVNAYIEDDEIVYHEFCDIAIAVSTPRGLVVPVIRNAEGLPLVEIERKIASLAERARDNKLSIEEMTGGTFTITNGGVFGSLMSTPIINAPQSAILGMHKIMDRPMAIDGEVVIRPMMYVALSYDHRIIDGRESVGFLVRIKELLEDPHRMLLEV